AAAACACGAACACACATCTCGTACCTCTTGTCTCTTACTATAGGTTTTTGAATGAATTCGagtgtaacaaaaaaaaaaaaaatgtagttagaAAATCAGCAACACCTGAAGGTTTTCTTCACCTGCTTGGATTATTGTAGTTGTTTCTTGTTAGCAAAGGCATGAATCCTATCTGCTCAGAAGTGCCCAGCAAACAACAGCGACATGGCTACTTGTTAGCAGCCCAACGAAAACATCTTGTGGAGTTAAGTGGTGGATGGCTGACTGgatgtttttaaaagtctttctaGACTGATTTTGCCACCTTTATAAAAATCTGGCTTCCTCCCAAGAACATGCAACTAAAATCTGGCTCTCTAGGGTCTTAAAACGAGTTTATAGTGCTAGAATTTCCCCCCTAAAAACCAATGAGTGCTGTAACATTCACTGTTTTGGCTCATGATAAAGTATTAAAAACTTGGATTTTTAAGTGGAAAGACTGTGTCATCAGTACTTAAAATGCTTGCGATTTATGTGAACTTGGCGCTCTTTGCACAGAATCCATCTGTACTGTCAATTCTGGTCAGTTCCGAGTCCGAGGCTAGCTAAACGTATTGTAGATGTAACCCATCCCACCATCCTGTGTGTCTTCCGTACCTCTATCACTTTTAAAGTAGAAATTGGGCGCACTTGGGTGGCAAATtcagttgtgtctgccttcggctcaggtcatggtcccagggtcctgggattgagcccctcattgggctccctctctcactgcagctctccctgcttgtgtgctctctctctctcaagtaagtaaataaaatcttaaaagacagaaaggaagaaaaaaacaaacagtgtGCAACTCCCACTGAagcacaggaaagaaaatgaatgtaagGCTTGGTTACTTTCCTATCTTGGAGGTGCTTGGGTAGCTGGAGCACatggcatttcttttcttttacactAACAGGCACAAACCAGCCACTATTCCCAAGTTCTTGCACACATTTCTCCTGGAACCCTCACAACAACCTCTGAGGCTGGTACCCattgggaagaggaagaagctgtGTTGTGGGAGCAAACAACTCCACCATCTCAGGGGTCTAAAGCAACAGAGTCCCGTCCATGACAGCTGTGGTTGGGGGGTGTGAGCATCAAACATAGGCAAGCAAATGTGTTTGCACCCCCAACAATGCCCAACGTCAAATAGCATCCTCCTAATTAGAAATGGCAGGGCCAGGATACAAATCAGGTTCATCTGATGGGGGACCCCCACCCTCATAATTACCCCACTATGTTGCCCCCAATTAAAGAGCCTCTTGGAGAATCCACTGTTAATATTGCTGCCATTTTAAACACTGGTGGTCTTGCATGGTGAAATTTGTAAATTCAGGACCACTGGGATGAGATGCAGAATTGGTGGCATGGAAAGATGGGTCCAAAGGTGTGGCTGGATTGAGTTCTCCCTCTGCTACACAGAAGTTTTGTAGGTAAACAAACAACTCAATAGGTCACCTTCCTCCTGAAGCCCTATTGTAACGtggacaataataataataataatactcagcCCTCAGAGTAGTCACAAATACGCATGACACAATGCACATGCAAGAACCACAAGGACTGAAAAgtgacacacacagaaaagatttttttcttttttttaattattttttattggagttcaatttgccaatatatagcatatcacccagtgctcatcctatcaagtgcccccctcagtgtccatcacccagtcacccccaccccccgcccacctccctttccaccaccccttgttcgtttccctgagttaggagtctctcatgttctgtctccctctctgatatttcccactcattttctctcctttcccctttattccctttcactattttttatattccccaaatgaatgagaccatataatgtttgtccttctccgattgacttatttcactcagcataataccctccagttccatccacgtcgaagcaaatggtgggtattcatcgtttctaatggctgaggaatattccattgtatacatagaccacatcttctttatccattcatctttcgatggacactgaggctccttccacagtttggctattgtggacattgctgctataaacatcggattGCAGgcgtcccagcgtttcattgcatctgcatctttggggcaaatccccagcagtgcaatgctgggtcatagggcagatctattgttaactctttgaggaacctccacacagttttccagagtggctgcaccagttcccattcccaccaacagtgtaagagggttcccttttctccgcatcctctccaacatttgtggtttcctgccttattaattttccccattctcactggtgtgaggtggtatcttattgtggtttggatttgtatttccctgatggcaagtgatgcagagcattttctcatgtgcgtgttggccatgtctatgtcttcctctgtgagatttctgttcatgtcttttgcccatttcatgattggattgtttgtttctttggtgttgagtttaataagttctttatagatcttggaaactagccctttgtctgatacatcattagcaaatatcttctcccattctgtagtttgtcttttagttttgttgactgtttcttttgctgtgcagaagctttttatcttgatgaagtcccaataattcatttttgcttttgtttcccttcccgtcatagatgtatcttgcaagaagttgctgtggccaagttcaaaaaggggtgttgcttgtgttttcctctaggatttggatggattcttgtctcacatttagatctttcatccattttgagtttatctttgtgtctggtggaagagaatggtctagtttcattcttctgcatgtggatgtccaattttcccagcaccatttactgaagagactgtcttttttttccagtggatagtctttcctgctttgtcgaatattagttgatcatagagttgagggcccatttctgggttctctatcctgttccattgatctatgtgtctttttttgtgccagtaccacactgtcttgatgaccatagctttgtagtacaacctgaaatctgaaattgtgatgcccccggctctggttttcttttttaatattctcctggctattcggggtcttttctgattccacacaaatcttaagatgatttgttccaactctctgaagaaagtccatggtattttgatagggattgcattaagtgtataaattgccctgggtaacattgacattttcacaatattaattctgccaatccatgagcatagaatatttttccatctctttgtgtcttcctcaatttctttcagaagtgttctgtactttttagggtatagatcctttagctctttggttaggtttattcctaggtatcttatgcttttgggtgcaattgtaaatgggattgactccttcatttccctttcttcagtctcattgttagtatatagaaatgccactgatttctgggcattgattttgtatcctgccacactgccgaattgctgtatgagttctagcaatcttggggtggagtcttttgggttttctacatacagtatcatgtcatctgcaaagagggagagtttgacctcagGAGTTTTTCTTAAGGCCCTTTCTGAGCAGGTCAAGTGGGACCCCTCAGGCAGGCCATGCCTATGGATACAGGCTGCTGGTTCATAGTCTTTCCTTCTTGTGCAAAATGTTCTATGCAAGATGGATCTACTACTGGAAGAAACAGACTGCATTAAATGTCAAAGGAATCAAACTCAGcactggtttttttttgttgttgttgttgttgttgttttattgtggTGACAACATTCACAAAGCCCTGTGCATATGCAGCAGGGATTCAGAACTTAATTCAAAAGCAGATCAAAAGAGCTCTCTgcaatttcaaaaacaaaacaaaacaaaaaccatccaGAGCCCCAACTGAAAAAGGTCATGTAGGGTCTTGTTTTCagaggtggaaactgaggctcagagagagtcAGCTTGTGGTTCTCCCTTTCCCCGGATTCAGGCAAAGGTTAGACTAGAACTCCTTCTCCTACTCTAGCAAGTTCACTTTAAAACCTCCGCgatctcatctgaaaaatggccACAGTAATCCCTACCTCCGAGAAGAATGGGGATTGATCAAGGAAATGCCCAGAAAGTACTTGACAAAGCCAGTGCTCAGCAAAAGGTAACCATTTTTATTAGTATGCAAAGCAGGGTCCTTACACGGTTCAGCTGCAGACACTACTTATTTGTGCTTACTTTTAGGTTTCTGCCCATGGCTGGAGTGAGTAAGCGAAGTTGTGGATCAGAAAACTGTCAGAGGGTTGCTTGttttaaatacatgaaagaaaggtattgttggtttttttttcttttttatgttctcatctttaaaaaaaaaaaaaatagaggttaCATCGTTATTACCAGTAAGAAGCCGAGCAGATTTAACCAGTCCTATCAGATGGGTGGTGATCCCAACCCAGGGACGTGTGTGGCCGTGCTGCTAGGATATTAGCCATAAAGGCGCACGCAAGAGAGCACACCCGGGAGACTGAGAATCAGATGGACTCCCCAGCTGGAGGACTCTGGGCCAATTGTTTCGACTCTGCaaacctccttttcctcttctgaaaaagGCCATAAGAGTACTACCTGCCCTACCGGGTGTCTGGCGGAGACTCTGTGTAAAGCACTCTGCCCCTGGCCGGACACAAACAGATGCTTGATCAGTGGAGCCAGATGACTCTGTTTACAAAAACTTTTAAGGAACTGACAGTCATTTTGAGGGTTAAAAGGTATGCCAAGGAAatctaaagaaaatgttttagaagataaacagaattttattttctgatgagCAAACTTCCACGGATGATTCACACAGAAGCTGCACTCATTAGCCTCAGAAGGCCCTTCCTGAAGTCTTCTGGAAGGCCCATTGGCTTGCTGGTGGCTGGATTTACAAAGACATGGACTGAAGACCCAGTGGCACAGGCTAAAGATTCCAAATGGTCCAGCTTGGGGTGGCCAAAGAAAAAGCCATCACTGAGGTCCCAGTGATTGACAGAAGGCAGCTCCTTGGTGGCCTTAGGTAGGAACAGAGCCAGGCGGTAATGCACGCTGGAGTGACCCATTTTCTCCACAGCCAAAGCAGCCACTGGGACCTGAGGAAAGCCGATGGGTTTGCGGAAGGTACACTGATTGGTCACCATGAACCCTACCATGGGAGATGTCAGCAAGCTGGTTTTCAGGCCGCAGTATCTGGAAGGTTGAATGACAATGCTTATTCCAGGCTCCTGTGACCCTCTATCCCAGCCCAAGAATATGTTTCGGAGTAAAGGGCTCTAGCCTCAGAGGGCCACCATTCACTAGCTGAGTTACCTGGGCAAATTATTTCACTACCTTGTATCACAATTTATACAACAGAATGTTCATAACCATAACACCTACCCCAGGGGCTAGCAGTAGAAATCAGTGACGCACGTCACTTAACACAGTGAGCATCGTCCTACACGAAAGGACGTTCCTAGATATATAAGCGCTAAGTCCTACAGTTCCTAGATATATAAGCGCTCATCAAACATGGGCTATTATTAGTATTATCAATTCCATCTTACCTTTCTTCTTATTGCGAATAGCTGAGGAACTTTGGCATCAAATTGAGAGAGAAAACTCACTTATACAGATGTTTACCGTGTCTCTTATCTGTGCTATTAGATTATCATTTCTTTAAAGGACAGTgactgtgtcttatttattttttaagtcagttGACTAGAAATGAGGTTGCCTTGAGATAAATTTGGAAGTTGAACAGgatcagaaataaaagcataatgcTGAATGACAGTCTCCCCACCACCACTACCTGTAAGGCCCACTTACGACCTAAACATTTTCAATGCACTgtcttactgttttcttttcttgagaaaataaaCTATGAATGTGGGAATTCATTGTAAGGGAACAATCAGGGGCTGCGGAAAGGTTTGACTACCAAGTCGTTCAGTGAATCACTCTTCACAGAAAAGCCACCAGTCTGCACCCAGGGAGGGGACGGCAAATACCTGCGGCTAGCCACCCCAGGCACCTGCCGAAGTCGCCCATGGTGACATTAGATAATGTTCCTTTGCTGACATGGAAAACTGttcagagggacacctgggtggctcagcggttgagcacctgccttaggcccagggtgtgatcctggagacccgggatcgagtcccacgtcaggctccctgcatggagcctgcttctccctctgcctgtgtctctgcctctctctgtgtgtctctcatgaataaataaataaaatcttaaaaaaaaaaaaaaaaaggaaagctgttCAGTGAGAAAAATCAGGTTACAAAATGGTATGTACCATCTGATCTCATGTGTCATATAAGACATATTGGTTGATGTACTTATTGcctagaaaacattttgaaatttgaaaggaTAGACTCCAAAAAACGTTTTCAGTAGTCATCTAGCAGTGGAGTTTTTGgctaacttttttcttctttttgcttgtaTGAATTTTCCAGAATGAACACGATTTGcctttgaaataagaaaaaaaagttattttaaaaaatgcctgaatatgaattttatttaaaaaaaaaaccaccggagtaggatgcctgggtggctcagtggttgagaatctgccttgagctcaggtcgtggtcctggggtcctgtgattgagtcctgcatcgggctccccacagggaacctgcttctccccttgtctatgtctctgcctctctctgtgtgcctctctttcatgaataaattttaaaaaataaatttaaaaataaaaaaataaaaaagcactggAGTGATGAGTAGCCTAGAAAAGCAAAACTCCTTCTGTCCATTAGGATCCCGCCCCTGGTTACCCTCACTGAGGAGGCTTCCCCAGGAATAccggagagggagaagggaaacaaggaaagaaaagcctTGACTCCAAGATCCAGTGAGAATCCAATTCTTGGATTTTCATTCCCATGCTTCTTTGTTGCTATt
This is a stretch of genomic DNA from Canis aureus isolate CA01 chromosome 21, VMU_Caureus_v.1.0, whole genome shotgun sequence. It encodes these proteins:
- the LOC144292722 gene encoding uncharacterized protein LOC144292722, with the protein product MACWVSRLLPRNVRSLGTSPKNQRVVDCHQHHEDYGYFLPIQTRWQDNDQYGHVNNAVYYSYFDTIINHYLIRYCGLKTSLLTSPMVGFMVTNQCTFRKPIGFPQVPVAALAVEKMGHSSVHYRLALFLPKATKELPSVNHWDLSDGFFFGHPKLDHLESLACATGSSVHVFVNPATSKPMGLPEDFRKGLLRLMSAASV